Genomic window (Drosophila sulfurigaster albostrigata strain 15112-1811.04 chromosome 2R, ASM2355843v2, whole genome shotgun sequence):
CGCCTCGAAGTCTTGCTTTCAACACACCGCTCTCGACTATGTCAACTATATAACACTGGTGCAGGCTCGCAAAGGACCTTCCATACTGTCCACAGTGAGTTTGATTCCAAGTTGAGGCAACTAATGTATGAAATCGAAAGTTTTCTCTAAGATTAGATAACAGAGTTTTGAATGATTCATTATCTATAAGTTGAGACAAGCGTGCTTACGAAGTAAGAGATTAAACAATCTCTAATTACAGCTTAGAAAAAAGACAGATTGCAGTTTTAAAACGATACTAAATTTAGAAtagaaatgttgaaatatgATAGCTTAATGATAATGATACGTTTGTAAACTTCTAGTAAGAAAATAAGAGCATATCACCTGGAGTAGATGAAAATTACAGAGTAGAAAATAAGCAATTTGATGCAAAAGAAGCGAAAGTATGAAAAATCTGATTAGTTCGTAAAAGCAAGGAAAAGATAGATAGCATAAGACAGAGAACAAAAATTATTGACAGtattaaaagtgaaatgaaGTAGATTCTTAGATAAATAGGAATCAAAAATGCTGCACTTCACTAGTCAAAGTTTGATAGCATTAAAGTATTagacttttgtttatttatatgtcATATCTTTATTGCTATTTGGGGACTATAAGTAGGGCTTGATTTCCATTAGATTGCTTATCTTGCTTTCGTTCGATGTGTGAATGAAATGTCGTTGTCTTGAACGTAaacgtaaataaatacaaatcaacaattgaataattattgttgctgttcgtGACGTCATCTCTGCATGCGATATACACTTCAAAGATATGCGAATCGAGTGTGTCGAGTGTGtagtgtgtgtatgcataaGTATTTAATGTACTTTTTCATTCGTATCTTGCGCCCCTTTTGATCGAAGTTGACTCAGTCAGCAGTCTTCGACCGACGACCGTCGTCagtcgttgctgttgtgtgcTTGTGGCAGGTTCGTGATGTGGGgcagcaaataaatgttaataaattatatatatttcaacacGTGTCTTCGTCACCTCCCCCCAATACTGATGATCTCTTTCAACACTCttctgttgcagctgctggaCTATTATCAGGCGTGCGTGACATATTATCATCAGGGCTTCGATTTGTGCAACGACTTTGACGAGTTCTTCAAGAACATTAGCGAGGATTTGAATGCGCTGCGCGGCGATTATCATCAGCTGGAGAAGGCCATGCAGAATCGACACATGAGCGTGATGCGTTACTGCGATTCGAATACGAACAGCGCCTCGCATAATGTCGAGGGTTATCTGTTCAAAAAGAAATCGAAAGGCTTCAAGACGTGGTGTAGACGTTGGTTCTACCTCAGCGATAATCAGTTGGTCTACAGGTGCGTTAGCGGCTAAAGAATGCCATTTAATCATTACTGTTTCGTTACCTTAGCTCATttctgatttgatttgatttgatttttccGTTCTCCGTTCTCCCATATTCCGATTTGCCGGTTAAATCTCTCGACAtccattttgccattttgttatttctgtttgtaatgtgttgtgttgtgtgaatTGTGTGTTGGTTGGTTGATGCTGTACGCTGAAGTGATTTGGGATTCGAATTGCAGAAAACGCAGCAACGAGGATTCGTTTTCCGTCATGGAGGAGGATCTACGCATCTGCACTGTTCGGCCAGTGAACGAAGGCGATCGTCGCTTCTGCTTTGAAGTCATCTCGCCCACCAAGTAAGTAACATCTTAGTTCGTTAAACGAAACCACACTAACTACAATATTTTACGTCAACAGATCCCACATTCTGCAAGCGGACTCGGCGGATATGCTCTCTCTCTGGATATCGGCACTGCAGCACAGCATTGGCGCTGCTATTCAACATGATTCCACGCATCATCATTCGAGACCGCAGTCCACAAATGCCCCAAATGCGCTGCCCGCCAAGCGTCGCATGTAAGTGTCGATTAACCAATTGATAAGCAAAACCCATTAATGACTCATTCATTCCTCCGGCATTTAGTCATTGGGAGGAGTTTCTAAAAATACCAGGAAATGCGCAATGCTGCGACTGTCGTGGCTCCGATCCCCGCTGGGCTTCCATCAATCTTGGCATCACGCTGTGCATCGAGTGCTCGGGAGTGCATCGCAGTCTCGGCGTGCACTACAGCAAGGTGCGTTCGCTGACGCTGGATGCCTGGGAGACGGAGAATGTCAAGGTGATGATGGAGCTGGGCAACGAGGTGGTTAATCGCATCTATGAGGCACGCATCGCTGACGATTGTGAGCTGAGAAAGCCCACCGAGCAGTGTGAGATTGGTGTGCGCGAAGCGTGGATTAAGGCCAAGTATGTGGAGCGTCGGTTTGTCTGCGGCATGCCCAAACCCCAAGAGCTGTTGGCCAGTGAAACTGCCGAAGTGCTGAGCATAGACAGCGGCGGCATTTTGGCTGATGATGCCGTCGAAGGCAGCAGTAGTGTGGCCTCAGGAGTTGGCGGCCTCCTTAGCGGCAAGCGAGCCACACTCTCACTTGGTGGGACTCGCAAGTGGACTGTGAAGAAGCTACGAAGGCGACGACGACAGTTGCGACCGCTACCCAAAACCCTAAGCGATGATCCGAGCATTTATAACACGGCCAAGACGGGCGACGAGTtggacgatgacgacgatgacgagtCGATCAATATACCCTCAATGTCGCTGAGCATATCGCGTGATGATTTGCTCGTCATTGGCGAAGATCTGGCGCTGGATAGCTACGAGACGCCAGGCATTTTGGGCAGCGATCAGGAGAGCACTGAAGGTGAATCGGATGCCGAGCAGCCCGAAGAAGTTCCCTTCACTCAGCTCGATGCGAATATGTTGCTCTACCACGCCGCCGTGGTGCATAATCTGCCGGTGATGTGCATGGCATTTGCGCTGGGCGCCGAGAAGCATTGGAAGAATGCGCAGGATCGTCAGCGTTCGTTCCTGCATCAGGCTGTCATCTCTGGCTCGGTGATGGCTTGCGAGTATCTGCTGTTGAATGGTGCTGCTATTGATGCCGTCGATGAGTTGGGCTACAGTGCACTGCACATATCCACAGCCAAAGGACACATTGCGCAGGTTTATTTGCTGCTGAAGCACAAGGCAGCCTACGATCTGGCCTCCAGTGATGGCAAGAAGGCGCTCGACATTGCCGTGGAGCAAAAGAATGCGGATATTGTGACGCTGTAAgatagaaatactttttaatttgaagagATGCTTAGTTATTTATCCCTCATTTTAGTTTGCGACTCACGCGTCTGAACGATGAGATTGGTCTCAACGACGAGTACAATGGCGAGGATGAGACCTACAAGGATGTGATGAAAGATTTCTCGAACTTTGCAGCCAGCCAGCCGCGCATGCTGCGTCAACGCAACGATTCCAATACGCTGGAATCGCAGCGCAGCTCGCTGACAAACTCCGACTAGCAGCGACTTGAGGCGGAGACCTCGGCGCAAAGTGCTGGACAACAAACGCGTTATAAAAGATATTCCAATGTTTAGTTAAACAATACATttctatatacaaatatgtgtgCTGGCATTTAAAGCAACATTCGCTGGCCCAGAGTTGGTGGCAATCTCATTTgatattaacaaatttgcatttgcatttgagttTTGTATTGATTTAATGTTTTGTTGACATTTAGTTTAGGTTTAGGTTCTACAGTTTAGTGTGCAAGAAGTGCGCGTGTGTGGCTCGTAATCCGTAATTTATATgaatgtttattgtttaaagAAAGATGTTTAAGTATACACATTATAGTAGTATATGTATTAAAGTATGTACACGCCACAAATCAAAGCGGAAAATCTACAACgcgttgtgtttttttgtgtatttgtaatAAACGATATTAAAAGATTGTACGATAcgtataatatttgtatatgacttaatatataaaactacaacatatgtatatgtaactATAGCTATCTCTTATAATAACTACAATATTAACtgtttgcaaatttgtatttttgttagcAATTAAGTTGCTCGCTCGCGCCTAATTCCGTTTCCCGTTTCAATGTTTAGTGCCAAAAGATAAAAACGTTGTTAAGCactttaaacatattttcgaATAAAGTTgtcaaatgtttaaaattgtaaaaaaaaaaaggcgtCGATTATTACTGAAAGTCCACTTCGTTCTCATTGCCCTCCACATCGTCCTGATCCTTGAGCTTGTGCACGTTCTGCACATGTCGCTGCACCGCACTGCGATCGTTAAACTTGCGTCCACACTCCTTGCAGGCAAACGTGACTCCCGCATGCGTGACCAGATGGCGACTGAGTCCAGAGACGTGATTAAAGCTGCGATGACACAAATGACATTTATGCTGACGCTCGCCCTCTGTGTGCATGCGATTGATGTGCTGCTGCAGATTGGTTTTCTGGGCAAAGCACGCATTGCAATGCGGACACCGATGACGCTTCTCTCCCGTGTGCGTGTCCATGTGACGCTTGAGTACTTCTCGCTGGGAGAACGCTAACGAACATTCGTCACATTTGTAAGGCTTCAGTCCGGTGTGAATAATCATGTGACGCTTGAGCGAACTGGCGCAGGACAATTGCAGCTCGCAAACAGGACATTTGAGGGCGCCGCCAACGCCATTCTTCATCGTCTTGATGTGTGTGCTGATGTGACGTGACAGCGATTTGGCTGTGCCAAAGGCAATGGGACAGAGTTGGCATTGAAATGATTTCAACGTATCGCTGGCACGTCCAATTGTTGGCTGAGCATTGCGTGGCGATTGCTTAACCACGTAGTCGTTCTTCTGGCTctttgctgctggcaacaaCTCGTTGTTGGCTTTTTTCATCGGACTGCGAAAAGAGAAATTCCGAGTTGATTAGAGCAGTAAGAGATAAGCAAATTATTCTGCTTACCAATATGATGACATCGTTAAAGTCGTAGAGCTGCTGATCATCACCGGCATCCGAGTTCAGATTGAACACGACCACATCGCTCATGTCCTCGGATTTGGTGTCTGTAAACTGAATTTCGCCATTGTCACGAACTGAAATCGAAGAGAGATTAAAagaagtgaaatgaaatgcttaaTTTCAATCACTTACTGTTGTAGGATGTAATATTCTTGTCCTGCTGATGATACTCAATTGATGAGGTGGGTGTGGAGTTCGCTTTGCCCGCATTGATGATGTAAATCTCGCCATTCTGTGTGGTCACCACGTCATCAGAGGCTCCAGCAATCTTTACATCGGTGAAACTCTCCGCAACAGCGGGCGTCGAAGCGTCCTCTTCCTGATCGGCGTCATCTGTCGAAAGTGGCTCCACTTTAGTGGTACTCTCCAGCACGTACTCCGTCTCGGCTTCCGATAGCTTAGTACGTCGTTGCTTTGTCTGCTGCTGGATTGGCGACGCGCGAACTCGCTTGCGTGTTGATCTCGTTTCAGCTGCTGCCGTTTGTGTGAGTTTTGTAGGTGTCGTAACAGATGCTTCAATCGGTGATTTGTTGGTGGGCTTGTTATCCGTTGGCTCATCATCAATTGATTCCCAGAGACCGGCTTTCTTCTCGTCCAGAAACACTTCGAGCTCACCCAGCAGTTTAGCTAGCTGCTCCTTGCGACTCTCCTCCTGCACCTCCTCATGAAGCTGCTGTCGCACTTCTTGGCGCACCTCGTCCATCAACTCTTTGCGTATATCAACGCGCAACTCTTCGCGCATCAAATCAACTCGCGTTAACAACTCTTTCTCCTGCTCCTCTTTGAACTTTTCGCGCCATTTCTGCGAATGCTTCTCGTACACATTCTCTAGCTTGTCAATGAACTCAATCGACTCCTCGAACTCCAGTTCATCCTCGTCTGACTCCTGATCCGCTGACTTGCTGAAGACGCGACTCTTTTTTCCCATGCTCACCAAACGAATGTGTTTGCGCAGCTTCTTGTCGGCTGCTTGGCTGCGCTGCCGGAACAGAAATGATTTCTCCAACTGGTAACGGCATTCACCGCAAATCTTCTTCGGTAGTCCGTCGGTTGACTTCGCCTCCAGCGAGACGCAGGCCATCAAACGCATCGGCACCGACAACTGAGAATCGTCGTCGGCAAAGATTGTGTACGCATCGCGGTGTTCCTTGAGGCAGAGGCGACACCACGCTTCGACATCCGGATATGTTTCCTTTGTGGTGCTCGACATGATCACTTTCGCAATTGCTGTGCAAAATTGCTTTctaaacgaaacaaaacaacaacagacgcCAAAAACAAGCTCTACAAAATAATGATTAGAGTTGCGTGTCAGTGTGACCGGAAaacgcaaataaatttatactaaaaataattgctgTGCCATAAATTCGCAAGTATTTAAACTCAACTGGCTAATATTATGgctatttcaataaatatttgtaatatttttatatgtaatttCAGTTATATTTATAGACATTTAAGATATCAAAGCAATGGCATCTTTGCCATACTTCAGGTACAGCACTGTCGATAGCCAGACTTGCGATAGGGTgagttatcgttatcgttatagCACAACACACATCTCCATCACACAAGTCTGTAGCAGGGTTgttaagcacacacatatttttaaataatgcacAAGTGGCgctaatcaatttatttatttataaaaaaaaaaaatgccttataattaaatgcaagtacatatatatattccaatTAGGTAGTTTCATTAAGACGCGCAGGGCTGCGCAGGCGACAACGATAACATTCGCCATCGTCCTTAGCCAATTTTGCAAAGCGACCTCTCGGAGTCCttataaaatgtttgcggcatttgtgtttgcttttgttaattGGCGTCGTAGCGGGAGATTTAAATGACAATTTGGACTTTGATGGCTTAGAAGCCACAGCTCTTTTGGCCACAGTAGTAGAGCTTTGCGGATCTTGGTCTTGCAGCATGTTCGCTTGAAGGTTTTGCATGTTTATTTCCACCATAGCAACAGGCTCAATTGAACTCTGTGGTGTCCTCGGCTCCTTCTTGATCAGCCCAATATTCCGAGGGGTAACAGCTTGAGCAGCATTTTCGCCATCTAAAAAGAGCATTGTTtaatcaaatactttaataagTTAAGTAGTAGTGTAATTACCAGATAACAAGTCCACTGTCGACACATCCATGCCCAAGCTCGAGGGATTCTCCTCACACAACGTAGTGGCAACGCTCTCTAGATCCGCGTTCTCCGAGTCCGAGATGAATCCTTCGGAGCCATAAGCCTGCTCACACACAACCGCGTTTCGTTTGCGCACAAAGAAACTTTCAATCTCATAGAAGAGCGAGTCCAGCACATTCAGGCGGCATTCCTTGCGCGCCTGCGTTAGAAGCAGCTCTCCAACTTCAGTTCGTACCTGTTGCTCGATCTCCTCCCGTACTTGCTGCTTGCACATGCCCAGTAACTCCTTCTTATACGTATCAATTTCGATGCGTATCATTTTGGCTGCCTCCTGACGCCAGTGCGCATTGCTCTCGGAGCACGCGGTGGCCGTACAAAGAGACACATCCTGCAAGTGAATGGCATCCTCCTCGTCGCCGACGAGCAGCTCATTTGTTACCATGGCGTCGTTGCCACGGCACTCGACGCGCTTCGCACAACGCAGCCTACGATCGGCAGCATGACAACGCTTGCGAAAGTAATGGAACTCCTCGAGACGCAGTCGACAGTCCTGACATATCAGCTGCGGGAGGCCATCGTTGACCTCCACGTCGAGTCCCGTGCAAGACATTATTCGAAGTGCCACTTGTCGATTGAACACCACAAAGTTGGCATCTTTGGCCAGACATAGACGACACACAGTCAACATtaccacacaaaaaaaaaatacaattcacTACACTAAAACaaagaattaaacaaaaaattgccCGCAGACATGCAATATGATGAAAGGACGCGTCAGACAATGCGACCACTCCCTGAATAGACTAAAATACGCTACACAGAGAAAATACCAAGATActaaaatttgcattcaatttgacTGGCGCCAACTATCGAACAGCGAGTAAGCCGGCGCCATCTAGCGATATAAGCAGCAGTTGAGTTCGAAAACCATAGCAGGCGCCATCTAGCGCTATACACAGCAATTGATTTCGAAAACGCtagctggcgccatctagtgCGTTGTTATTATAAGCAACACTCGATTTCGAAAACGCAACACAATGTTGGCAGCGCTGCAGTGCAGTTCATATGGCGCCACCTAGCGAACAGTTGTCAAACTGAATGTGCACTTCCAATTGGAGTAGCAGCGACACTTACCAAATACCCtgcaatgtaaatataaaGCGGGTATGCaaagacaaataaaaagaCGCTCGTAATTtatgaaacaattttgttataattcattaaatattacaagtaTAAATACGCAGTTAACTATATCAAGTATTATATACACAATTACAATAAGATATTCAGTCACTATAATGCTTCctatatatacacaaagaAATACATGtgaacaaacacacacacatacacgctcAGAcagatttgttgttttcaataaatatgcattagaaaatttgttaaatatacaaCAGTCGACGACGTTGCCAATGGATTGCCTACTTAAAGCtaaatatgtttgtttttgttgttgctgttgttgtgtcgtTATTAAATCGTGTGTGTTTGAGATAAGTTGATAAATAGTATTGATCAGCATTAATCATAATTAACATTGAAATACAATAATGATGCGATTAAgttaagttattattatatatcatACATAGCtactacacaaaaatatatattacaaattaagcGCATCTCTCTTAGAAAGTTATTCGTGACGCCAGCTTTGAGGCAGCACATAATCCTTCACCTTGTATAGAGCACTCGCATACCAATGCAAAccattttgttgctgcgctgtcgacgtcgccgttgacgtcgctgctgctgctgtcgttgacTTGGGCGTGGAACGCAGTTGATTCTTTTGTGGCATCCAACTCTGGAGAGTGGAGAGCAATCGCATGGGAGCTAGACCCCAATGCGCCAAGGATTGACTGCTGATCACTGCATAGCAAGAAGCAGCCACCGAATTGACCACAATTGTTCCCTCTCGAGTCAGAGGAGCTACGACTCCTTTTCGCCTCACGCTGCTCACGCGATGCACTCGCTGTGGACGCAACTCGCCGCTGCTCGACTCGAGCACCATCACAAAGCTCTGCTCCTCGACGCGATCAGCGAAAATATAACTCAACTTTTGCTCCTCTGGTTGCCAGACTGTGATCAAGTGAGCCGGAGTCACGGTGAGCACGGCTCCGCCATCGGTGTGAAGTTGAACAAAGGTTTCCATCTGTTCCAGATTGCGATCCATGAAGAGAATGACTTCGCTGTAGACTGGTCGACCATTGGAGTTCATGCTCAGCACACGATCACCGATGGCCAACTCAGAGAGCAGCTTCTGCTTGCCGCTCTCCAGCTGTGCGCTGCTCTCCGGCGTGAAGCAGCCGTGCACATGTGAAATGGCAGGCGAGGAGTCTGTAAAGGGAAGAAGAAAAAGGGAAAAGGGAATTAGTTCGATTGTAGTTGGAAGTTGACAGTTGGAAGGAGGCAGCGAGAGGAGTTAATGCGGCCAGGTAATGGCATTAGTGCGTCTAATCTAATTTGGCGTTAATAATGCCGCAGCCCAGCAAAAAggttgcaacagcaaccgcaacaaGTCAAAAAGGTTTTCACAGAACCAAAACAATGGAGGAAGCAATGCTGAGGGATGCTGAGGAGGCTGAGGAGGAAAGATCTTCATGCGATATGCAAGGCATATCAATAACACACAAGcgaagaaaacaaaaggcgACGAAGGCGATCCTTGTTTGCTGATCTTGTTTTTGGCAGCCCAGATTAActgcggcaacaacaacaactcgctGGCAGCTCGAGCCAAacgcagcaaaagcaaaagcaaaagcagcttaGCCATCAA
Coding sequences:
- the LOC133835770 gene encoding arf-GAP with coiled-coil, ANK repeat and PH domain-containing protein 2, which gives rise to MRATIDFEECLKDSPRFRQFVSKEETDIEHLEHRLEKIIKLCNVAVDSGKEYVKNQSAFAMSLWDLQQHFLDNKNAHNALGKLIHCFQEMNKFHTTLLDQASRTVLKNLNEFVKDDINQVKDYKGHFLKVSEGYDNALIKNAQASKNRPQEVQEAANILSASKSCFQHTALDYVNYITLVQARKGPSILSTLLDYYQACVTYYHQGFDLCNDFDEFFKNISEDLNALRGDYHQLEKAMQNRHMSVMRYCDSNTNSASHNVEGYLFKKKSKGFKTWCRRWFYLSDNQLVYRKRSNEDSFSVMEEDLRICTVRPVNEGDRRFCFEVISPTKSHILQADSADMLSLWISALQHSIGAAIQHDSTHHHSRPQSTNAPNALPAKRRIHWEEFLKIPGNAQCCDCRGSDPRWASINLGITLCIECSGVHRSLGVHYSKVRSLTLDAWETENVKVMMELGNEVVNRIYEARIADDCELRKPTEQCEIGVREAWIKAKYVERRFVCGMPKPQELLASETAEVLSIDSGGILADDAVEGSSSVASGVGGLLSGKRATLSLGGTRKWTVKKLRRRRRQLRPLPKTLSDDPSIYNTAKTGDELDDDDDDESINIPSMSLSISRDDLLVIGEDLALDSYETPGILGSDQESTEGESDAEQPEEVPFTQLDANMLLYHAAVVHNLPVMCMAFALGAEKHWKNAQDRQRSFLHQAVISGSVMACEYLLLNGAAIDAVDELGYSALHISTAKGHIAQVYLLLKHKAAYDLASSDGKKALDIAVEQKNADIVTLLRLTRLNDEIGLNDEYNGEDETYKDVMKDFSNFAASQPRMLRQRNDSNTLESQRSSLTNSD
- the LOC133835780 gene encoding myoneurin, which encodes MSSTTKETYPDVEAWCRLCLKEHRDAYTIFADDDSQLSVPMRLMACVSLEAKSTDGLPKKICGECRYQLEKSFLFRQRSQAADKKLRKHIRLVSMGKKSRVFSKSADQESDEDELEFEESIEFIDKLENVYEKHSQKWREKFKEEQEKELLTRVDLMREELRVDIRKELMDEVRQEVRQQLHEEVQEESRKEQLAKLLGELEVFLDEKKAGLWESIDDEPTDNKPTNKSPIEASVTTPTKLTQTAAAETRSTRKRVRASPIQQQTKQRRTKLSEAETEYVLESTTKVEPLSTDDADQEEDASTPAVAESFTDVKIAGASDDVVTTQNGEIYIINAGKANSTPTSSIEYHQQDKNITSYNIRDNGEIQFTDTKSEDMSDVVVFNLNSDAGDDQQLYDFNDVIILVSRIISNNELLPAAKSQKNDYVVKQSPRNAQPTIGRASDTLKSFQCQLCPIAFGTAKSLSRHISTHIKTMKNGVGGALKCPVCELQLSCASSLKRHMIIHTGLKPYKCDECSLAFSQREVLKRHMDTHTGEKRHRCPHCNACFAQKTNLQQHINRMHTEGERQHKCHLCHRSFNHVSGLSRHLVTHAGVTFACKECGRKFNDRSAVQRHVQNVHKLKDQDDVEGNENEVDFQ
- the LOC133835775 gene encoding uncharacterized protein LOC133835775; the encoded protein is MLTVCRLCLAKDANFVVFNRQVALRIMSCTGLDVEVNDGLPQLICQDCRLRLEEFHYFRKRCHAADRRLRCAKRVECRGNDAMVTNELLVGDEEDAIHLQDVSLCTATACSESNAHWRQEAAKMIRIEIDTYKKELLGMCKQQVREEIEQQVRTEVGELLLTQARKECRLNVLDSLFYEIESFFVRKRNAVVCEQAYGSEGFISDSENADLESVATTLCEENPSSLGMDVSTVDLLSDGENAAQAVTPRNIGLIKKEPRTPQSSIEPVAMVEINMQNLQANMLQDQDPQSSTTVAKRAVASKPSKSKLSFKSPATTPINKSKHKCRKHFIRTPRGRFAKLAKDDGECYRCRLRSPARLNETT